One Tolypothrix bouteillei VB521301 DNA window includes the following coding sequences:
- a CDS encoding orange carotenoid protein N-terminal domain-containing protein, giving the protein MSLSIESAQKIFSGTQVPSPIPATIALFDQLSVDDKLALLWFAYTELGRTITPAAPGAARLQLAEGLLNQIKQLSNDEQTQVMRELADHIDTPISRSYANFSVNTKLAFWYELGELMKQGLVAPIPPGYQMSTGVRVVLEAIQKLDPGQQITVLRNTVVDMGYDPGASSTNYARAAVEPMFERTVPSPTKVTIEGITDPTVINYIEALNADNFDAAIALFTPDGALQPPFQKPIVGPQAIAAYLRAEAQGLNIMPEKGISEVLADGSKQLKITGKVQTPWFGVQLGMNIAWRFLINPEGKIFFVAIDMLASPQELLNLRPV; this is encoded by the coding sequence ATGTCTTTATCTATTGAATCGGCGCAAAAGATTTTCTCCGGCACTCAAGTGCCCAGTCCAATCCCAGCAACTATAGCACTATTTGACCAACTTAGCGTTGATGATAAATTGGCATTACTCTGGTTTGCCTACACCGAGCTAGGTCGTACAATCACTCCTGCGGCTCCAGGAGCAGCGCGTTTGCAACTAGCAGAAGGGCTACTCAACCAAATCAAGCAACTATCTAATGACGAGCAAACGCAAGTTATGAGAGAGCTTGCTGACCATATTGACACGCCCATCAGCCGCTCCTATGCAAACTTCAGCGTTAACACCAAGCTAGCTTTCTGGTACGAGTTAGGAGAGTTGATGAAACAGGGACTTGTTGCTCCTATCCCACCGGGCTATCAAATGAGTACTGGTGTCAGAGTCGTGTTAGAAGCCATTCAAAAACTCGATCCAGGACAACAAATTACAGTCCTTCGCAATACTGTAGTAGATATGGGATATGACCCAGGAGCAAGTTCTACTAATTACGCAAGAGCAGCTGTAGAACCCATGTTCGAGCGCACTGTCCCATCTCCGACTAAAGTCACTATCGAGGGCATCACAGATCCGACTGTAATCAACTACATTGAGGCTCTAAACGCAGACAATTTTGACGCTGCTATTGCTCTATTTACTCCAGATGGTGCTTTGCAACCTCCTTTCCAAAAGCCGATTGTTGGTCCTCAAGCAATTGCAGCCTATTTGCGCGCAGAAGCACAAGGACTCAACATCATGCCAGAAAAGGGTATATCAGAAGTTTTAGCAGATGGTTCTAAACAATTAAAAATCACAGGTAAAGTCCAAACTCCTTGGTTCGGTGTACAGCTTGGCATGAACATTGCGTGGCGGTTCTTAATCAATCCTGAAGGCAAAATTTTCTTTGTAGCGATCGATATGCTGGCATCTCCTCAAGAACTGCTAAACCTACGTCCTGTCTAG
- a CDS encoding efflux RND transporter permease subunit — protein sequence MFVDFFIKRPVFASVCTLIILLLGAISIPTLPIAQYPQISPPQVNVTANYTGASAEVVENTVTTVLEREINGVPGQRYISSSSSNSGSSSITVTFDPDRNQDIAAVDVQNRVSVAEAQLPDVVQQTGVTVTKRSSSLLLAFGLYPENNEYDTIFLSNYADLYLVDALKRVEGVGDVNIFGERRYSMRLWLNPNQLASRNLTVRDVTEALQEQNLQVGAGRLGQQPAPEGQRYQLDVRAQSRLEDASQFENIILKTGADGTLVRLKDVGRAELGAENYDSFLRFRGKDAVGLGIYQLPGSNALDVANGVKAEMQRLSERFPPGIKYEVSIDSTLFVQASLTEVIITLLIAIALVVLIIFVFLQDWRTTIIPSITIPVALIGTFAFIKAFGFSINSLTLFGLTLATGMVVDDAIVVVEDISRRIQEDGMEPRQAASVAMQELFGAVIATSLVLMAVFVPVAFFPGTTGALYRQFALTIAFSIAISTFLALTITPSLSGLLLRQRQRTGGWLGWIFDRINGFLNWLRRGYQRILNQIVKIKYIILALFVASLGLTAWLFLSVPTAFLPEEDQGYFITLIQGPPGVSLNYTSDVMKKVETEILKFPEVRGTFAVGGFGFSGNTANSGVVFTSLKPWDERTEKGQSAQAIIDKLRKSLSGIPEARILPNNPPAIPGLGSTGGFQFQLQDQGNVGLESLVQAANQLIGQANQRPGLQSVYTTFTANTPQVLVEVDRNRAKALQVSVEDVFGTLQSLLGSQYVNDFTLEERSYRVYVQAEAQFRSNPDDIRQLYVRSEQDKMIPLSTLVKITPTTGAQTINRYNLFRSIEITGSAAPGSSSGEAIQTMQQLAEETLPPNLGYEWSGISAEELQSGGQAPIIFALGLVFVFLVLAAQYENYIDPLIILLAVPLAILGALSAQSLRGLPNDVYCQIGLVMLIGLASKNAILIVEFANQLREQGYSITKAALEASQERLRPILMTAISTLLGIAPLLFATGAGAGSRQSLGTAVFGGMLIATFLTLFVVPVLYIVIETLGDRFLKKDRDRSKGSKKSKANSQEKTPVENRR from the coding sequence ATGTTTGTTGACTTCTTTATTAAACGACCTGTTTTTGCTAGCGTCTGCACCCTAATTATTTTGCTACTGGGGGCAATTAGCATTCCTACACTACCTATTGCTCAGTATCCTCAAATCAGTCCTCCCCAAGTTAACGTTACAGCTAACTATACGGGAGCAAGTGCAGAGGTTGTAGAAAACACGGTGACAACTGTGTTAGAACGGGAAATTAACGGCGTTCCCGGTCAGAGATATATCAGTTCGAGCAGTAGTAACTCTGGCTCGAGTTCAATTACAGTCACCTTCGATCCAGACCGCAACCAAGATATTGCTGCTGTCGATGTCCAAAACCGGGTATCTGTGGCTGAAGCTCAGTTACCAGATGTCGTACAGCAAACAGGCGTTACCGTCACCAAGCGCTCTAGTTCGCTTTTATTGGCTTTCGGTTTGTATCCTGAAAACAACGAGTATGACACTATCTTTTTAAGCAACTACGCTGACCTCTACTTAGTAGATGCTCTCAAACGTGTGGAAGGGGTTGGTGATGTCAATATTTTTGGGGAACGCAGGTATTCCATGCGCCTGTGGTTAAATCCCAATCAATTAGCCAGCCGCAATCTTACTGTTCGGGATGTGACTGAAGCACTGCAAGAACAGAACTTACAAGTCGGTGCGGGGCGGCTCGGTCAGCAACCAGCACCAGAAGGGCAAAGATATCAGCTTGATGTGCGGGCGCAAAGTCGGTTGGAGGATGCTTCCCAATTTGAGAATATCATCTTGAAAACAGGCGCGGATGGTACGCTTGTTAGACTGAAAGATGTTGGTAGGGCAGAACTGGGAGCAGAAAATTACGATTCCTTTTTGCGCTTTCGAGGCAAAGATGCTGTTGGTTTAGGTATTTATCAATTACCAGGTAGTAATGCTTTGGATGTTGCTAACGGAGTCAAAGCTGAAATGCAGAGACTTTCTGAGAGATTTCCTCCTGGTATTAAATATGAAGTGTCTATTGACTCAACTTTGTTTGTGCAAGCATCACTGACAGAAGTGATAATCACTCTGTTGATTGCGATCGCCTTAGTTGTACTGATTATATTTGTTTTTCTGCAAGACTGGCGCACTACAATTATTCCATCGATTACAATTCCAGTTGCCTTGATTGGAACCTTTGCTTTTATCAAAGCGTTTGGGTTTTCGATCAATAGCTTGACGTTGTTCGGTTTAACTCTAGCAACAGGGATGGTCGTTGATGATGCGATCGTTGTTGTTGAAGATATTTCGCGTCGCATTCAGGAAGATGGGATGGAGCCGCGTCAGGCTGCTTCTGTAGCTATGCAAGAGTTGTTTGGAGCAGTCATTGCCACTTCACTAGTCCTCATGGCAGTGTTTGTACCAGTAGCATTCTTTCCAGGAACAACGGGAGCACTTTACAGGCAATTTGCTTTGACGATCGCCTTCTCAATTGCAATTTCCACTTTCCTTGCATTAACCATCACTCCTTCACTCTCTGGGTTGTTGTTACGTCAAAGGCAAAGAACTGGCGGATGGTTGGGATGGATTTTTGACCGGATTAATGGCTTTCTGAACTGGTTGCGCCGGGGTTATCAACGCATTCTCAACCAGATAGTCAAGATTAAGTATATTATTCTGGCACTTTTTGTTGCTAGTTTGGGGTTGACAGCTTGGTTGTTCCTAAGTGTCCCTACAGCATTTTTACCGGAAGAAGACCAAGGCTACTTCATTACTCTCATACAAGGACCGCCGGGAGTGTCGCTGAACTACACCAGCGATGTCATGAAGAAGGTAGAAACCGAAATATTAAAATTTCCTGAAGTGAGAGGGACTTTTGCTGTTGGAGGTTTTGGCTTCAGTGGAAATACTGCCAATAGTGGTGTTGTTTTTACATCTCTCAAGCCTTGGGATGAGCGAACAGAAAAGGGACAGTCAGCACAAGCAATTATTGATAAGTTAAGAAAATCACTTTCGGGAATTCCAGAAGCTAGAATTCTTCCCAATAATCCTCCAGCAATTCCAGGTTTGGGTTCTACTGGAGGCTTCCAATTTCAGTTGCAAGACCAAGGCAATGTGGGTTTGGAAAGTTTAGTACAAGCAGCAAACCAGTTAATTGGGCAAGCCAATCAAAGACCCGGATTGCAAAGTGTTTACACCACTTTTACAGCGAATACGCCACAGGTACTGGTAGAAGTCGATCGCAACCGAGCGAAAGCCTTACAAGTGTCTGTAGAAGATGTTTTCGGCACACTGCAAAGCCTTTTAGGGTCACAGTATGTGAATGACTTCACGTTAGAAGAACGCAGTTATCGGGTATATGTCCAAGCAGAGGCACAGTTCCGCTCCAATCCTGATGATATCCGCCAATTATATGTTCGTTCGGAACAGGATAAGATGATTCCTTTAAGTACTTTAGTAAAGATTACCCCCACTACTGGAGCACAAACCATAAATCGCTATAACCTGTTCCGCTCAATAGAAATTACTGGCTCAGCAGCTCCTGGTTCTAGTTCTGGAGAAGCAATTCAGACGATGCAACAGCTCGCTGAAGAAACTCTACCACCTAATTTAGGTTATGAATGGTCTGGTATTTCTGCGGAAGAATTGCAGTCTGGGGGTCAAGCACCGATTATTTTTGCCCTCGGACTGGTGTTTGTCTTCCTGGTTCTAGCGGCTCAATACGAGAACTATATCGATCCTTTGATTATTCTTTTAGCTGTACCCTTAGCTATTTTAGGTGCTCTTTCGGCTCAATCATTGCGTGGTTTGCCTAACGATGTCTACTGTCAAATTGGTTTGGTGATGCTGATTGGATTGGCAAGTAAAAATGCCATTTTAATTGTAGAGTTTGCAAATCAACTCCGAGAGCAAGGTTATTCCATTACGAAAGCAGCTCTTGAAGCATCGCAAGAACGCCTGCGCCCGATTCTCATGACGGCTATTTCCACTCTACTGGGGATTGCTCCATTGCTATTTGCAACGGGAGCAGGTGCAGGTAGCCGACAATCACTTGGTACAGCAGTATTTGGTGGAATGCTGATTGCTACTTTTTTAACTTTGTTTGTAGTGCCAGTCTTATACATTGTTATTGAGACGCTTGGCGATCGCTTTTTGAAAAAAGACCGCGATCGATCTAAAGGCTCCAAAAAGTCAAAGGCGAATTCCCAAGAAAAAACACCCGTTGAAAACCGTCGTTAA
- a CDS encoding efflux RND transporter periplasmic adaptor subunit has product MKHFEPFEDTKHTRTPDSKDNRFSVVVIPQTQEEISQQTNTVEEADLDDTFPDTDRKPPSPKKRNWWLILGAIALLIGGGFGWRWWQNNNAQKQSPPGQSQSQAVPVRISTVQTATIRDSAEFVANLESRRSVTLQPETQGRVSQIFVKPGNEVQTGTAIVQINPDEQQAALSGATAAVAASQAEVTSARATLSSLEAERLSNQSQLRLSQEQYQRYSNLATQGAVSRETRDQYLNQFQAARSSLAAINKKIEAQRAVVAQSEKAVQQAQANAQQSQAQLQNYRVTAPFAGTVGNIPVKVGDIVTTSTQLTTITQNQPLEVNISIPLQQASRVRVGTPVQLIDAQGQNIGTSKVFFISPQTANDTQSVLIKALFDNAKGQLRADSFVQARVIWEQRPGVLIPTEAISRVAGQTFVYVAQQQEQNQQGKTQLIARQKLVKLGDLQGNSYQVIEGLEPGEKIIVAGLLNLKNGASITPASK; this is encoded by the coding sequence ATGAAACATTTTGAACCTTTTGAGGATACAAAGCACACGAGAACACCAGACAGTAAAGATAACCGCTTTAGCGTGGTAGTCATTCCACAAACACAGGAAGAGATTAGCCAACAGACCAACACGGTTGAAGAAGCCGATCTAGATGATACTTTCCCCGACACTGACAGAAAACCCCCATCACCAAAGAAGCGGAATTGGTGGTTAATTCTAGGAGCGATCGCATTGCTGATTGGTGGAGGCTTTGGTTGGCGTTGGTGGCAAAATAACAATGCTCAAAAACAATCACCACCAGGTCAAAGCCAATCGCAAGCAGTACCTGTAAGAATATCTACAGTTCAGACAGCAACAATTAGAGACAGCGCAGAATTTGTTGCAAACTTAGAGTCACGTCGATCCGTCACACTTCAACCAGAAACCCAAGGTCGAGTGTCCCAAATTTTTGTCAAACCAGGAAATGAGGTACAAACAGGAACGGCTATTGTTCAAATCAATCCTGACGAACAACAAGCAGCCCTCAGTGGTGCAACGGCTGCTGTCGCTGCATCTCAAGCAGAAGTCACAAGCGCTAGGGCGACACTGAGTTCTCTTGAAGCCGAAAGGCTCTCCAATCAATCTCAATTGAGATTAAGCCAAGAACAGTACCAAAGATACTCTAACCTTGCAACTCAAGGAGCAGTCTCGCGGGAAACAAGAGACCAATACTTGAATCAATTCCAAGCAGCCCGATCCAGCCTTGCTGCTATTAACAAGAAAATTGAAGCCCAACGGGCTGTTGTGGCTCAATCAGAAAAAGCAGTACAGCAAGCACAGGCTAATGCTCAGCAATCGCAAGCTCAACTCCAGAACTATCGAGTCACAGCACCTTTTGCTGGTACGGTTGGTAATATTCCAGTCAAAGTAGGAGATATAGTCACTACTTCCACTCAACTGACAACCATTACCCAAAATCAACCTTTAGAGGTAAATATTTCTATTCCATTACAGCAGGCTTCGAGAGTGCGTGTAGGTACACCAGTACAGCTGATCGACGCGCAAGGTCAAAATATTGGAACCAGTAAGGTATTTTTTATCTCTCCTCAAACAGCCAATGACACGCAATCTGTTTTAATTAAAGCACTCTTTGATAATGCTAAAGGTCAATTGCGGGCTGATTCTTTTGTGCAAGCAAGAGTTATTTGGGAACAACGACCCGGAGTTCTCATTCCTACTGAAGCAATTTCTCGCGTAGCAGGACAAACGTTTGTTTATGTAGCTCAACAGCAAGAACAAAACCAACAAGGAAAAACCCAATTGATAGCCAGACAAAAACTCGTTAAGTTAGGCGATCTCCAAGGTAATAGTTATCAAGTAATTGAAGGATTGGAGCCAGGAGAAAAAATCATTGTTGCGGGTTTACTTAATCTAAAAAATGGTGCTTCTATTACCCCTGCATCTAAGTAA
- a CDS encoding COG3650 family protein: protein MKILISGVLFLGLTSPFLASARSVANQSTLSIKNNHHYISQNAVAERFNVVGTEPFWNVSVSKSGIVYSSPEVKKQTFPYVAPLKAAGRPDDLVRVYQLKGKGNNTLILKKVDKCSDGMSDKDYPYSATLILGTKVLEGCAEKK, encoded by the coding sequence ATGAAAATTTTAATATCTGGTGTTCTTTTCTTGGGATTAACCAGCCCTTTCTTAGCTAGCGCTCGCAGTGTTGCAAATCAAAGTACGCTATCCATAAAAAACAATCATCATTACATTTCCCAAAATGCGGTGGCTGAGAGGTTTAATGTTGTCGGTACAGAACCATTTTGGAATGTCAGCGTTAGCAAAAGTGGAATTGTCTACTCTTCACCAGAAGTCAAAAAACAAACATTTCCTTACGTAGCACCCTTAAAAGCAGCAGGACGTCCTGACGATTTGGTCAGGGTATATCAGTTAAAAGGTAAAGGTAACAATACTCTCATTCTTAAAAAAGTCGATAAATGCAGTGATGGTATGTCTGATAAAGATTACCCCTATTCAGCGACGCTGATTTTAGGTACTAAAGTTTTAGAAGGTTGCGCTGAAAAGAAATAG
- a CDS encoding KOW motif-containing protein: MNSLLQMNHIQIGSVGTVISGPFKDFQATVLRWEEDKVVVEIEVFGRKVEVDLERKQLAVIYEAAAVKLLEAAYTALNRDALAAIARVHDTHRSLETIH, from the coding sequence ATGAACAGTTTATTACAAATGAATCATATTCAAATAGGTAGTGTAGGGACAGTTATCAGTGGTCCGTTTAAAGATTTTCAAGCAACTGTTCTTAGATGGGAGGAGGATAAGGTTGTTGTTGAAATTGAGGTATTTGGTCGCAAGGTAGAAGTTGATTTAGAGCGAAAGCAGTTGGCAGTAATTTATGAAGCTGCTGCTGTCAAGTTACTTGAAGCTGCATATACCGCACTGAATCGAGATGCTTTGGCGGCGATCGCGAGAGTGCATGACACTCATAGGTCACTTGAGACCATACACTGA
- a CDS encoding SWIM zinc finger family protein encodes MTKFARTWWGDRFIKALESFTDERRLQRGRAYASGGKVLSFDIDKNHITAQVRGSVNPYFGVYKEPTYNISIELTPIAKTRWKDAIHKLSSKASLVSRLLINEVPENIEDTFSEFGLHLLPHSRQDFKTRCSCPDYANPCKHIAGVYYLVASQLDRNPFLLFELRGLSKIELQSQLAQTPLGKALSQELNIEEIPVEASTSFYTKLQKKSVVTQPSAREFWLGTKRLPQTIDVPTSGGVSAILIKKQGDFPPFWHKDNSFITVMEELYQRVKTKNQNLM; translated from the coding sequence ATGACTAAATTTGCTCGAACCTGGTGGGGCGATCGCTTTATTAAAGCATTGGAATCTTTTACAGATGAACGCAGGCTTCAACGAGGACGTGCTTATGCAAGTGGAGGTAAAGTTTTAAGTTTTGATATTGACAAAAATCACATAACTGCTCAAGTAAGAGGATCGGTCAATCCCTACTTTGGTGTCTATAAAGAACCAACTTACAATATTTCTATTGAACTTACACCTATTGCAAAAACTCGTTGGAAAGATGCAATTCACAAGCTGTCATCCAAAGCAAGTCTTGTTTCCCGCCTTTTGATAAACGAAGTTCCTGAAAACATAGAAGATACTTTCTCTGAGTTTGGATTGCATTTATTACCTCACAGCAGACAAGATTTTAAAACAAGATGTTCTTGTCCGGACTATGCCAATCCCTGCAAACATATTGCTGGAGTTTACTATCTAGTTGCTTCTCAACTCGATCGCAATCCATTTCTCTTATTTGAATTGCGAGGGTTATCAAAGATAGAACTTCAAAGCCAATTGGCACAAACACCTTTAGGTAAAGCCCTATCTCAAGAACTCAACATTGAAGAAATTCCTGTTGAAGCTTCAACTTCATTCTATACAAAACTCCAAAAGAAATCAGTTGTCACGCAGCCAAGTGCTAGAGAGTTTTGGTTGGGGACAAAGCGATTACCCCAAACAATTGATGTTCCAACTTCGGGAGGTGTATCGGCAATCTTAATTAAAAAACAAGGAGATTTCCCACCTTTCTGGCATAAGGATAACTCTTTTATTACAGTTATGGAGGAGTTGTATCAAAGGGTAAAGACAAAAAATCAAAATTTGATGTGA
- a CDS encoding DEAD/DEAH box helicase, with translation MKVIHGTWIPHAQTGFFQSGSFYLWVETPFSKEYHTKQILHPGHLTGDELETFLIQALGIQEPAIKLRERISPKYFAFPTSSDRPLPSPELTKYLEEEIPAEYDGFKYWQINCYELVTTTKTENFQTPKAINAIKLINDIHFLALYNSQEIQLGSDLLFWYHYTQAFKQVILKDQYIPALKYREIESTVSIKKGKQAKTSTPSFEIYPTWEIISEQYESNIKKYIEYMPLICVAGSMTANDPVVFFDNETLLRHFSESLLDNIVTHTSFPASFDKQIANSLLQECLYRNGHNPISTRTSLEEYKQWLAWKNKITRTQTDSPFNLCFQLHSPSPDALDNWFVQFLVASKQDPSLKLPLFDYWTMSQKTKAGVHKQFGQDFETNLLLNLGYAARMYPQLWQGMETEHPTGLYLTLGEAFDFLKETAWVLEDTGFKVIVPAWYTPTGRRRAKIRLKASASKQSAGKSKTKGYFSLDSLVQYQYELAIGDQVVTLQEWEQLINTKAPLVHFRGQWMELDRDKMQELLEFWESQTKEQQEMSVLELLQRSAEVGEEWEVEHDEFLSEMMAKLQEKSQLEPTSDPISLRGNLREYQKRGVSWLSYLERLGLNGCLADDMGLGKSLQVIARVVQEREERESQKEKEEGNFSLSPSSTLIIAPTSVVGNWQKEIAKFAPHLKTMVHHGNSRFQNSADFKAASQEHDVVITSFTLARKDEKLLGSVQWQRIVLDEAQNIKNPKAAQTKAILKLSAKHRLALTGTPVENRLLDLWSIFNFLNPGYLGKEAQFRKSFEIPIQKNNDKIKSTTLKKLVEPLILRRVKTDRSIINDLPDKVEQKLYTNLTKEQASLYEVVIRDVEEKLQEAEGIQRKGLILSTLMKLKQICNHPAQFLQDSSEYSLERSHKFSRLAEMVEEAVSAGESLLIFSQFTEVCEAIEKYIKHSLHCNTYYLHGGTSRQKRENMISEFQDPDTEPSAFVLSLKAGGVGITLTKANHVFHFDRWWNPAVEDQATDRAFRIGQSKNVFVHKFVAIGTLEEKIDQMIDDKKKLSTSVIGSDESWLTELDNEAFKQLIALNKSAVLE, from the coding sequence ATGAAAGTTATTCACGGTACATGGATACCTCACGCACAGACTGGCTTTTTTCAGTCAGGTTCCTTTTACTTGTGGGTAGAAACCCCATTTTCCAAAGAATACCACACCAAACAGATACTCCACCCCGGACATCTAACTGGAGATGAATTAGAAACATTTTTAATACAAGCGTTAGGCATCCAAGAACCAGCAATTAAACTGCGAGAACGCATATCTCCTAAATACTTTGCCTTCCCAACGAGTAGCGATCGCCCCCTACCGTCACCAGAATTAACTAAGTATTTGGAGGAAGAAATTCCTGCTGAATATGATGGTTTTAAATACTGGCAAATCAATTGCTACGAACTTGTTACAACGACCAAAACCGAGAATTTTCAAACTCCTAAAGCCATTAACGCTATTAAACTTATTAATGATATTCACTTTTTAGCACTCTACAATTCTCAAGAAATTCAACTGGGTTCAGACCTTTTATTTTGGTATCACTACACGCAAGCTTTTAAGCAAGTTATTCTTAAAGACCAGTATATTCCAGCACTGAAATATCGAGAGATAGAATCTACGGTTTCCATAAAAAAAGGAAAACAAGCAAAAACAAGTACCCCATCCTTTGAAATTTACCCCACTTGGGAAATTATCTCCGAACAGTACGAATCAAATATCAAAAAATATATTGAGTATATGCCACTTATTTGTGTGGCGGGTTCAATGACAGCCAACGATCCAGTTGTGTTTTTTGATAACGAAACACTGTTACGTCACTTTTCTGAGTCCTTACTTGATAACATAGTGACTCATACGTCTTTTCCAGCCTCCTTTGACAAACAAATAGCTAATTCTTTACTCCAAGAGTGTCTTTATCGCAACGGACACAACCCAATATCTACCAGGACTTCTCTAGAAGAATACAAGCAATGGCTGGCGTGGAAAAACAAAATTACTCGCACTCAAACTGACTCCCCCTTTAATCTCTGCTTTCAATTGCATTCTCCTTCCCCCGATGCTTTAGACAATTGGTTTGTTCAGTTTCTAGTTGCTAGCAAACAAGACCCCTCTCTAAAACTGCCACTTTTTGACTATTGGACAATGAGTCAAAAAACTAAAGCAGGAGTACACAAGCAATTCGGTCAAGACTTTGAGACAAATTTATTACTCAATCTGGGATATGCTGCACGGATGTATCCTCAGTTGTGGCAGGGAATGGAAACGGAACATCCCACAGGGTTATATCTGACACTAGGAGAAGCCTTTGATTTTCTTAAGGAAACTGCTTGGGTGTTAGAAGATACTGGTTTTAAAGTCATTGTACCAGCCTGGTATACTCCTACAGGTCGCCGTCGTGCTAAGATTCGGCTCAAAGCTTCTGCTTCCAAGCAAAGCGCAGGGAAAAGCAAAACAAAAGGCTATTTTAGTCTTGATTCACTCGTACAGTATCAGTACGAGCTTGCTATTGGTGACCAAGTCGTAACTTTACAAGAATGGGAACAACTCATTAACACCAAAGCACCTTTAGTGCATTTTCGTGGTCAGTGGATGGAACTAGACCGGGATAAAATGCAGGAGTTACTTGAATTCTGGGAGTCCCAAACAAAAGAACAACAAGAAATGTCGGTGCTCGAACTCTTGCAACGCAGTGCGGAAGTTGGGGAGGAGTGGGAAGTTGAACACGATGAATTTTTATCAGAAATGATGGCTAAGTTGCAAGAGAAAAGCCAGCTTGAACCAACTTCAGATCCTATTTCCTTACGGGGTAATTTACGAGAGTACCAAAAACGCGGTGTATCCTGGCTGAGTTACTTGGAACGTTTGGGGCTTAACGGCTGTCTGGCGGACGACATGGGTTTGGGTAAGTCCTTGCAAGTTATTGCCAGAGTTGTACAGGAGAGGGAAGAAAGGGAAAGCCAGAAAGAGAAAGAGGAAGGAAATTTTTCCCTTTCCCCCTCTTCCACCCTTATTATCGCCCCTACTTCTGTTGTAGGAAACTGGCAAAAGGAAATTGCTAAGTTTGCACCTCATCTCAAAACGATGGTGCATCACGGTAACAGTCGCTTTCAGAACTCTGCTGACTTTAAAGCAGCAAGCCAAGAACACGATGTCGTGATTACTTCCTTTACTCTGGCTCGTAAAGATGAGAAGCTTTTAGGTAGCGTGCAGTGGCAAAGGATTGTGTTGGATGAAGCACAAAACATTAAAAACCCTAAAGCCGCTCAAACAAAAGCTATTTTGAAACTATCGGCAAAACACCGTCTTGCTTTAACGGGGACTCCTGTAGAAAATCGTTTGTTGGATTTGTGGTCAATTTTTAACTTTCTCAATCCTGGCTACTTGGGCAAAGAAGCACAGTTTCGGAAATCTTTTGAGATTCCAATTCAGAAGAATAATGATAAGATAAAATCAACAACTCTTAAAAAGCTAGTCGAACCTTTAATTCTGCGTCGGGTGAAGACGGATCGTTCTATTATTAACGATTTACCTGATAAAGTAGAACAGAAACTATATACTAATTTGACAAAAGAACAGGCTTCACTTTACGAAGTTGTAATTCGAGATGTTGAGGAAAAACTGCAAGAAGCAGAGGGAATTCAACGTAAAGGTTTAATTCTCTCAACTCTAATGAAATTGAAGCAGATTTGCAACCATCCGGCACAATTTTTACAGGATAGTAGTGAGTATTCTCTCGAGCGATCGCACAAATTCAGTCGATTGGCAGAAATGGTAGAAGAAGCAGTTTCAGCAGGAGAAAGTTTACTTATTTTTAGTCAGTTTACCGAAGTTTGTGAAGCCATAGAAAAATATATAAAACACTCTCTGCACTGCAATACGTACTACTTACATGGCGGTACTAGCCGACAGAAGAGAGAAAATATGATTAGTGAGTTTCAAGACCCAGACACAGAACCATCTGCTTTTGTACTTTCCTTAAAAGCAGGTGGTGTTGGTATCACTCTCACCAAAGCAAACCACGTTTTCCACTTTGACCGCTGGTGGAATCCAGCCGTTGAAGACCAAGCAACTGACCGGGCTTTTCGTATTGGTCAAAGTAAAAATGTTTTTGTCCATAAGTTTGTGGCGATTGGGACTTTGGAAGAGAAAATTGACCAAATGATTGACGATAAGAAAAAACTTTCTACTAGCGTTATTGGTTCAGATGAGTCCTGGCTCACAGAATTGGATAACGAAGCATTTAAGCAACTTATTGCCTTGAATAAAAGTGCAGTTTTGGAGTGA